Proteins from a genomic interval of Streptomyces fodineus:
- a CDS encoding cobalamin B12-binding domain-containing protein yields MHDQIRIVVAKPGLDGHDRGAKVVARALRDAGMEVIYTGLHQTPEQIVNTAIQEDAAFVGLSVLSGAHMTVFPRVIELLRERDAADIEVFGGGIIPAADIAPLKELGVAEIFTPGTPTGRIVDWLRDRAEGRHRS; encoded by the coding sequence ATGCACGACCAGATCCGGATCGTCGTGGCCAAGCCGGGCCTCGACGGCCACGACCGTGGGGCGAAGGTGGTCGCACGGGCCCTGCGCGACGCCGGGATGGAGGTCATCTACACCGGTCTCCATCAGACGCCCGAGCAGATCGTGAACACCGCGATCCAGGAGGACGCCGCCTTCGTCGGGCTGTCCGTCCTGTCCGGGGCACACATGACGGTCTTTCCCCGGGTGATCGAACTGCTGCGGGAACGCGACGCGGCGGACATCGAGGTCTTCGGCGGCGGCATCATTCCGGCAGCGGACATCGCACCGCTCAAGGAGCTGGGGGTGGCCGAGATCTTCACTCCGGGAACGCCGACCGGCAGGATCGTGGACTGGCTCCGCGACCGGGCCGAGGGCAGGCACCGATCCTGA
- a CDS encoding class I SAM-dependent methyltransferase yields the protein MTASPLSDQVHAGQAMYRPSTLAMYDLVAFKINCRFLFRVPVSEVVAMFDRNISPDHLDVGVGTGYFLDHCRTAPRQAITLADLNEHSLRHAARRLARFEVRTVRANALEPLPLPKAAFGSASTNFLLHCVPGTIRQKAKVLDHVAACVRPGGRVFGATVLSKGVPVGTAARAAFSAWNWRGVMHNAEDSLEDLRTELAARFPAHKLSVHGCTALFEADVP from the coding sequence GTGACCGCGTCGCCCCTCTCAGACCAGGTGCACGCCGGCCAGGCCATGTACCGGCCGTCGACCCTGGCCATGTACGACCTGGTGGCCTTCAAGATCAACTGCCGGTTCCTCTTCCGGGTCCCGGTGTCCGAGGTGGTCGCCATGTTCGACCGCAACATCTCCCCGGACCACCTGGACGTCGGCGTGGGCACCGGCTATTTCCTGGACCACTGCCGTACGGCACCGCGGCAGGCCATCACCCTGGCCGACCTGAACGAGCACTCGCTGCGCCACGCGGCCCGGCGCCTGGCCCGCTTCGAGGTCAGGACGGTCCGGGCCAACGCGCTGGAACCGCTCCCGCTTCCCAAGGCGGCCTTCGGCTCGGCGTCGACGAACTTCCTGCTGCACTGCGTGCCCGGCACCATTCGCCAGAAGGCCAAGGTGCTGGACCACGTCGCGGCCTGTGTACGGCCGGGTGGGCGCGTCTTCGGCGCGACCGTGCTCAGCAAAGGCGTACCGGTGGGGACGGCTGCCCGGGCCGCCTTCTCGGCGTGGAACTGGCGCGGCGTGATGCACAACGCCGAGGACAGCCTCGAGGACCTGCGCACGGAGCTGGCCGCCCGTTTTCCCGCCCACAAGCTCTCCGTCCACGGCTGCACCGCGCTCTTCGAGGCCGACGTCCCCTGA